Proteins encoded within one genomic window of Eurosta solidaginis isolate ZX-2024a chromosome 1, ASM4086904v1, whole genome shotgun sequence:
- the LOC137252113 gene encoding peptide deformylase, mitochondrial-like: MIRFQRLQTIGRQIVREEERFVSTSSCRNKSFRKMYQEFWTPQPITKPPYGHFTQVGDPVLRRKAAEVPEDQIHSKEVNYIIEQMLYVLKKFDCVGVAAPQIGISLRIIVMEFREELKDKFSKVVCEARKMSTLPLTVLINPTMTVTNYEKHKHPEGCMCVRGYSAEVERYNSVLISGKDQSGSDKKFKLSGWNARIAQHEMDHLDGKLYIDRMDPSTFTCTIWETVNAKSGRVEIPFYK, encoded by the exons atGATACGATTTCAACGATTGCAAACAATTGGTCGACAAATAGTTCGCGAAGAAGAGCGTTTTGTTTCCACAAGTAGTTGCAGAAACAAATCATTTCGCAAAATGTATCAAGAATTCTGGACACCACAGCCAATAACCAAACCTCCCTACGGGCATTTTACACAAGTAGGTGATCCAGTGTTACGGCGTAAAGCAGCCGAAGTTCCTGAAGACCAAATTCACAGTAAAGAAGTTAATTATATAATTGAACAAATGCTCTATGTACTGAAGAAGTTCGATTGCGTTGGTGTAGCTGCACCACAAATTGGAATATCGCTGCGCATAATTGTAATGGAATTCCGTGAAGAACTGAAAGATAAATTTAGCAAAGTTGTTTGCGAGGCAAGGAAAATGTCTACGCTGCCATTAACA GTTTTAATAAATCCAACTATGACCGTTACCAACTATGAAAAACATAAACATCCTGAGGGTTGTATGTGTGTTCGAGGTTATTCAGCTGAGGTTGAACGTTATAATTCTGTCTTAATAAGTGGAAAAGATCAAAGTGGTTcagacaaaaaatttaaattaagtggATGGAATGCAAGAATAGCGCAACATGAAATGGACCATTTAGATGGAAAGCTCTATATTGATCGCATGGATCCTTCAACATTTACGTGCACAATTTGGGAAACTGTTAATGCTAAATCTGGGCGTGTTGAAATACCTTTTTATAAATGA